From Bombus vancouverensis nearcticus chromosome 15, iyBomVanc1_principal, whole genome shotgun sequence, the proteins below share one genomic window:
- the LOC117164479 gene encoding uncharacterized protein LOC117164479 isoform X1 yields the protein MSKISLRSKTTSSRLRLNRRRKQHAKKLILKPYDFCCSVDNVDPLMQYDRLRSLYRSPLMSLQTITESPTLKLRTEFTNYMERKLRRKSLKNKQFDIGDHRHKNKKNLQISERLRKLYKAKKLHKQHKLEDTDDDFEFEDLHDKKVTSLLQKPLQWYLEDEIIGAKDILWEQKQRAHNEKMNKNVEIGKQKTENMLKQQTDKYPRWYQDFSINQIKNLRMLQCIMQKDCEEMVTGRTQRTLISIGIISTFFTLTSDVIKKLQESCNCNVIEFLREIYKILTGNYFEEEGYKNFYDCNERIILSAIAFLTLPEAIIELHKRLPPVTMSEFPPKPIPPTLSIRQKMKSPYKEKLFIRTDWATFYNRLQDWQEQHRLIPIPNIILPPKNCLLNNYSSAKVNAYYEGNKHGKVQNVSENYQLIQIKNNPSVQTKQPHNISTKTNQERDTSISTKQKKYTFIDTKQKDDVPVRIKRNNPSDNSPYSFELNQDQHNSVVNELTENNENEKFKSIIGNAISTKRRIPYTSQISTGLNVPSLYGENRLFDFTINGISEKPGPIEYKICGVLQPPQSNKKSWLGEKHAHYIISGASDEPPTCPVTYEMTGVANVTPTNSNERFFAVLKLGDGPKKIYPSGRQNLSRHWQEWLQNVDEEFRKIEREANKMIKNIEAITKLVFPGPTCDSCCSCRQTRKSYLKAKETKAPYFVIDTITEDDNKKKYIVGSMAMHSPALTPPESTVNLLEVIASEDVLTDNLIISGVTNETGETQYFITGSQKEVIRMPARVIERPPPRPLRNVPPCICAIQQIFTKGLFPNVSHDNIPWTKEEGLCFGKKFRPQESPAYSCKKYPGNKSCRRSPFTHDINRLKRRVEMAKQKQGDEATGKKKMYSIADFQPCGDEHGMNICGGPWNALHTLTSEELKEQERLRKEILRGPSCGKRPGQAVCEGPFGERIPLKPQQIFIEEEIPGEDIEEEEEEEVEGEELIKPPPVEVKGKEKERDKKCHMSPEAIEARRQRVVEKKVKKFVPDPSYPGYDDPWNIFRTAPSEKESETDFKKLLKLSSPKPPGTAVQSKTLMDGIGKSALHEDISKSEIRKDHPIVKESKKISPTHSARNTSEQISKKRNREKLKSEEKISEKGFIKSDKKGFKKSQERMIETKSKKLDKNVIRKSEESKKKYNQVTKRVQSSTTKDKVQDQSTPKLVKDKHNQKLNMKSIGNPSLPKYLEKLSDGSNPKKSNIGKETSAIKSQQNMRNVSEVDKRHKKRMSSKKSNHRSITSSNIKKKTISKQLSTRKSVRRDKKKDVINQDVDPETIHRNKINELKNMMKSSELYPYNIKPAEIPDDPPAKCQLEYEDSETTIDTVQVEEDADIQLPIKGPCGWRTKSEQQLPTKKTLIYLTDPDYPPETVPVRSGGKPCVCRDNRAKKKILLYNIGGLIGGKKNGEEKKLLRKKKNEDKKMQVIDGVIYYTPPPSPRRSNEYVPEYDLYESPYDMCLTQRKDRSLKFLDQYGRPKISEVSKNRESCGCNEYVETYGIQTINENEGKAQLLKELESKDKLITAKPPKDRWNLALKDVGLIDYFTRCRDSLPCWLRCAKFNKVGCPISYRELKIKRPVCECKYERKILEHKEEKVKWKQRQKRLKSLKKQPYVNIADISKLLIPNTKLMISDVKRIPREDEYIDDIKYCITGVAENYDHLPPKQIVGGIHMVTPIQTPEPSEHEISCVCLHRHWSPMKITPGPLPKPEEILLAEKKYRQEAVKEAFRQIYAPQSTYHIHDDHSCKEKCGGYLEMENDKNTGKDKQVVQDNSRYIASYLQKPTSIKGKLTNSARHIKSNIDDLQIKTEIKNLPMQKFSETKARSSHKENKDTNLAGQKTFENKVKSSRKEDRDFKIERRDQKYVNVPQKQTRGDIQNDPIELNVENIDIWDKETEEDSDDSKCYLMAIVKIELKKMAAEGFLFAKLPKCFLMPQLQYWLMYRKGLSFSDAAKNKSIRNSIKMWNTLDMGAAKSKITVPSLKMTKIQLRKLTYNDAQEIKTKIALKKAIFYSRVRKERVLYSRSMWNSMEYGKFPSVSFKQAYFTYMASKEGDGYVFKPWLPSEVHEMN from the exons ATGTCCAAAATTTCCCTGAGGTCAAAAACAACCAGCTCACGACTAAGATTAAATCGTAGAAG AAAGCAACATGCAAAGAAACTCATTTTGAAACCTTACGACTTTTGTTGTTCAGTTGATAATGTTGATCCATTAATGCAATATGACAGGCTAAGATCGCTTTATAGATCACCATTGATGTCTCTACAAACAATAACTGAAAGCCCAACTTTGAAACTGCGAACAGAATTTACTAACTATATGGAACGTAAATTGAGAAGGAAAAGCCTTAAAAACAAGCAATTTGATATAGGAGATCATAGAcacaaaaataagaaaaatttgcaGATTTCAGAAAGACTAAGGAAGTTATATAAAGCAAAGAAATTACATAAACAACATAAATTAGAAGATACTGATGATGATTTTGAATTTGAAGATTTACATGATAAAAAAGTTACGTCTCTTCTTCAAAAACCATTGCAATGGTATTTAGAAGATGAAATTATTGGAGCAAAAGATATTTTATGGGAACAAAAACAAAGAGCACACaatgaaaaaatgaataaaaatgttgaaattGGAAAGcaaaaaa CAGAAAATATGTTAAAACAACAAACAGACAAGTATCCACGATGGTATCAAGATTTTTCTATTAACCAA attaaaaatttaaggATGTTACAATGTATAATGCAGAAAGATTGTGAAGAAATGGTAACAGGACGTACTCAAAGAACTCTTATATCAATTGGAATTATATCTACATTTTTTACACTTACGTCAgatgttattaaaaaattgcaagAATCTTGTAACTGCAATGTAATCGAATTTTTAAGAGAAATTTATAAGATATTAACTGGAAATTATTTTGAAGAGGAAGGATACA aaaacttttatgattGTAATGAAAGAATAATTTTATCAGCGATTGCATTCCTGACTTTACCAGAAGCTATTATAGAGCTTCACAAACGTTTACCCCCTGTAACAATGTCAGAATTTCCACCAAAAC CTATTCCACCAACATTATCAATAAGGCAGAAGATGAAATCACCTTATAAAGAAAAACTTTTTATACGAACAGATTGGGCAACTTTTTACAATCGCTTACAAGATTGGCAAGAGCAACATCGATTAATACCAATTCCGAATATAATATTACCTCCTAAAAATTgccttttaaataattattccagTGCAAAAGTTAATGCTTATTACGAAGGAAACAAACACGGTAAAGTACAAAACGTTTCGGAAAATTATCAGTTAATTCAGattaaaaataatccttctgtTCAAACAAAGCAACCACATAATATTTCTACCAAAACAAATCAGGAAAGAGATACCTCCATTAGTACAAAAcagaaaaaatatacttttattgatACGAAACAAAAGGATGATGTACCAGTCAGAATTAAGAGGAATAATCCATCTGATAATTCTCCATACTCTTTTGAATTAAATCAAGATCAACATAATTCTGTAGTGAACGAACTTacagaaaataatgaaaatgaaaaatttaagaGCATAATAGGTAACGCAATCAGTACAAAACGGAGAATACCGTATACCTCACAAATATCTACTGGCCTTAATGTTCCATCCTTATATGGTGAAAATAGATTATTTGATTTTACAATCAATGGAATTAGCGAAAAACCAGGGcctatagaatataaaatatgtggAGTTTTACAACCACCTCaatcaaataaaaaatcttGGCTTGGCGAGAAACATGCACATTACATAATATCTGGTGCTTCAGATGAACCACCAACTTGCCCTGTAACGTATGAAATGACTGGTGTTGCAAATGTAACACCCACTAACAGCAACGAGAGATTCTTTGCAGTATTGAAACTTGGAGATGGACCTAAAAAGATTTATCCAAGTGGAAGGCAGAATTTATCTCGTCATTGGCAAGAATGGCTGCAAAATGTGGATGAAGAATTTCggaaaatagaaagagaggcaaacaaaatgataaaaaatatagaagctATAACGAAATTAGTATTTCCAGGACCAACATGTGACAGTTGTTGTTCCTGTAGACAAACTAGAAAATCATACTTAAAAGCAAAAGAAACGAAAGCGCCTTATTTTGTGATAGATACTATAACCGAAGacgacaataaaaaaaaatatattgtagGATCAATGGCAATGCATTCTCCTGCACTAACACCTCCAGAATCAACCGTGAATTTATTAGAAGTTATAGCTTCGGAAGATGTCCTTACTGACAACCTTATAATAAGTGGTGTCACAAATGAAACAGGTGAAACACAGTATTTTATTACTGGTTCTCAGAAAGAAGTAATACGCATGCCAGCACGAGTTATAGAACGTCCACCACCTAGACCGCTTAGGAATGTTCCACCTTGTATATGTGCAATTCAACAAATATTTACTAAAGGCTTGTTTCCAAATGTAAGCCATGATAATATACCATGGACAAAAGAGGAAGGTTTGTGTTTTGGAAAAAAGTTTAGACCCCAAGAATCTCCTGCATATTCCTGTAAAAAGTATCCAGGTAATAAGTCATGTAGAAGAAGTCCATTTACACATGACATAAATAGATTAAAAAGAAGAGTTGAAATGGCAAAACAAAAGCAAGGTGATGAAGCTACAGggaagaagaaaatgtataGTATCGCAGATTTTCAACCATGTGGGGATGAACATGGTATGAATATTTGCGGAGGACCTTGGAATGCTTTGCATACTCTAACATCAGAAGAACTAAAAGAACAGGAAAGATTACGGAAAGAAATATTAAGA gGTCCTTCATGTGGAAAAAGACCTGGACAAGCTGTCTGTGAAGGTCCTTTTGGAGAACGAATACCATTAAAACCACAGCAAATATTTATAGAAGAAGAAATTCCAGGAGAAGAtattgaagaagaagaagaagaagaagtagaaggAGAGGAATTAATAAAGCCTCCTCCAGTTGAggtaaaaggaaaagaaaaggaacgcGACAAGAAGTGTCACATGAGTCCAGAAGCTATAGAAGCTAGAAGACAAAGGGTAGTAGAGAAAAAGGTTAAAAAATTCGTTCCTGATCCGAGCTATCCTGGTTACGATGATCCGTGGAATATATTTCGTACAGCACCATCGGAAAAAGAATCTGAAACTgattttaaaaagttattaaaacTTAGTTCTCCAAAACCACCAGGTACGGCTGTACAATCTAAAACATTGATGGACGGAATTGGAAAATCTGCACTACATGAAGATATTTCTAAATCAGAGATAAGAAAAGATCACCCAATTGTAAAAGAGTCAAAAAAAATATCTCCTACACATTCTGCACGAAATACGTCAGAACAAATTTCGAAAAAACGAAAtcgagaaaaattaaaaagcgaagaaaaaataagtgaaaaaggATTTATAAAATCTGATAAGAAAGGATTTAAAAAAAGCCAGGAAAGAATGATTGAGACAAAATCAAAAAAACTGGATAAAAATGTGATTAGAAAAAGCgaggaaagtaaaaagaaatacaatcAAGTAACGAAACGCGTACAATCAAGTACAACAAAGGATAAGGTACAAGATCAAAGTACTCCAAAATTAGTAAAAGATAAACACAATCAAAAGTTGAATATGAAATCTATAGGAAATCCTTCACTTCCTAAATATTTGGAAAAACTAAGCGATGGATCAAATCCGAAAAAATCTAATATTGGTAAAGAAACATCTGCCATTAAGTCTCAACAAAACATGCGTAATGTAAGTGAGGTTGATAAACGACATAAGAAAAGAATGAGTTCAAAGAAATCAAATCACAGATCTATTACATCATCaaacataaaaaagaaaacgataagTAAACAGTTGAGTACGAGAAAATCGGTAAGAcgagataaaaagaaagatgtGATTAATCAAGATGTAGATCCTGAAACAATTCATAGGAACAAGATAAAtgaattgaaaaatatgatGAAATCTTCCGAACTGTATCCATATAATATAAAACCAGCAGAGATCCCAGATGATCCTCCAGCAAAATGTCAACTAGAATACGAAGATTCAGAAACTACGATTGACACTGTACAAGTTGAAGAAGATGCAGATATACAATTACCAATCAAAGGTCCTTGTGGTTGGAGGACAAAGTCAGAACAGCAATTACCAACAAAGAAAACTTTGATATATCTGACTGATCCAGATTATCCTCCAGAAACAGTACCGGTAAGGTCAGGTGGAAAACCATGTGTTTGTCGGGACAATAgggcaaaaaagaaaatattattatataatatcggAGGACTCATAGGTGGAAAGAAAAATGGCGAAGAAAAGAAGTtattaagaaagaagaaaaacgaagacAAAAAGATGCAAGTTATTGATGGGGTCATTTATTATACTCCACCACCAAGTCCTCGTAGAAGCAATGAATATGTACCCGAATATGATCTTTATGAATCTCCATATGATATGTGTCTTACGCAACGTAAAGACCGAAGTCTTAAATTTCTCGATCAATATGGTAGACCGAAAATATCTGAAGTTTCAAAAAATAGAGAATCTTGCGGTTGTAACGAATACGTAGAAACGTATGGTATTCAAACTATAAATGAAAATGAAGGAAAAGCTCAATTGTTGAAAGAACTTGAATCCAAAGACAAGTTAATAACCGCGAAACCACCGAAAGACCGCTGGAATCTGGCGCTTAAAGATGTAGGCTTGATAGATTATTTCACACGATGCAGAGACAGTTTGCCTTGTTGGCTGAGATGTGCCAAATTTAATAAAGTTGGCTGTCCTATATCATATAGAGAACTTAAAATAAAACGACCAGTATGTGAATGTaagtatgaaagaaaaataCTCGAACATAAGGAGGAAAAAGTGAAATGGAAGCAGCGTCAAAAACGATTAAAGTCTTTGAAAAAGCAACCATATGTGAACATAGCTGACATTTCGAAACTATTGATaccaaatacaaaattaatgatATCAGACGTAAAAAGAATTCCAAGAGAAGATGAATACATAGacgatattaaatattgtataacTGGAGTTGCCGAAAACTATGACCATTTACCACCTAAACAAATAGTAGGTGGTATCCATATGGTTACACCTATTCAGACACCTGAACCAAGCGAACATGAGATATCATGTGTTTGTTTGCATCGACATTGGTCGCCTATGAAGATTACTCCTGGTCCATTACCAAAACCTGAAGAAATTTTACTTGCTGAAAAGAAATACAGACAAGAAGCTGTGAAAGAAGCGTTCCGCCAAATTTATGCTCCTCAATCAACATATCACATACATGATGATCATAGTTGCAAAGAAAAATGTGGTGGATATCTTGAAAtggaaaatgacaaaaatacAGGAAAAGACAAACAAGTTGTGCAGGATAACAGTCGTTATATAGCATCTTATTTACAAAAACCTACTAGTATCAAAGGCAAATTAACAAATTCCGCTCGacatattaaatcaaatattgaTGATCTTCAAATTAAAACAGAGATTAAAAATTTACCAATGCAGAAATTCTCTGAAACTAAAGCAAGAAGTTCgcataaagaaaataaagatacaaatttggCAGGGCAAAAGACTTTTGAAAATAAAGTAAAGAGTTCACGTAAAGAAGATAGAGACTTCAAGATTGAAAGAAGAGATCAGAAATATGTAAATGTTCCTCAGAAACAAACTAGAGGCGATATTCAAAATGATCCTATTGAATTAAATGTAGAGAATATAGATATTTGGGATAAAGAAACTGAAGAAGATTCTGATGATTCTAAATGTTATTTAATGGCTATAGTGAag atcgaattaaaaaaaatggcGGCAGAAGGATTTCTGTTTGCAAAACTACCCAAGTGTTTTTTAATGCCACAGTTGCAATATTGGTTGATGTATAGAAAAGGGCTCAGTTTTAGTGATGCGgctaaaa ACAAATCAATACGCAACAGTATTAAAATGTGGAACACGCTAGATATGGGAGCCGCTAAATCTAAAATTACTGTACCATCgttgaaaatgacaaaaattcaACTTAGAAAATTAACTTATAATGATGCGCAAGAAATAAAAACAAAG ATCGCACTGAAAAAAGCTATATTCTATAGTCGAGTTCGTAAAGAACGCGTTTTATATTCACGATCGATGTGGAATTCGATGGAGTATGGAAAATTTCCATCGGTATCGTTCAAGCAAGCGTATTTTACTTATATGGCTAGCAAAGAAGGCGATGGTTACGTTTTTAAACCGTGGCTACCTTCAGAAGTACACGAAAtgaattaa